Proteins co-encoded in one Arthrobacter sp. ERGS1:01 genomic window:
- a CDS encoding S41 family peptidase — MTSSSYFRYPHLHQDLLTFVAQDDVWVAPLAGGRAWRVSAETSPPRNPRFTPDGKNLVWTVTRGAVPEVVTAPVDGGALKQLTHWGHAGTKVKGFTADGDVVVTSAFEQPDARLTWAYAVSVGDGQRRRLPYGPVDSVAFGTVVGDERPVVLSSVLSREPAAWKRYRGGTAGKLWIDADGSGEFARLLPEVDGNVCDPMWVSGRIAFLSDHEGHGNLYSVLPDGGNLQRHTDFEGFYVRHASTDGTRIVFESAGNLFVLNSLNDEAVQLEITLGATNQARSPRKLDVGKHLNEVVPSRDGRASVVESHGTVHWITHRDGPARVIAAEPGVRARLARPLDAGHVFYVADAGGEEALYIRALADPSPQSAPPAPADAAPLTAPAPADPEGESDGDAAQLPRPVSAHAVNGAVFDVPAQAAAPASQATADQAAAAPAAATAGQPEAAQADSGQDARELRRLDYPARTRAAEAVASPDGTKIAIGTESGEVLLVDVHDGSMELVAHTDAGAVEELVFSPDSAWLLWVEPLDSDERHSRLRMAAVDAEKHQGERIIELTDGRFADFGADFTPDGKYVAFLSRRSFDPVYDTHSFDLSFPVATKPFLIAMAATTPSPFGPSVDGAPHPEHAKDHHDAPVPTVAVDVAGLAARIIAVPVPQDRYTALSATAGGLLWLVERGDGATGDGLATTADKAAPARLDRFDFATGKVSRVVEELDDFRLSGDGKWIVTVHDEAVSVLPVGSKPAKDAADTVTVDLERIVLMLDPVRVWGQAFDEAWRLQRDFYYTPDMAGTDWNAVHARYRPIVERLGSHDDLMDLLWELHGELGTSHAYVTPATSNDDAAGQGYLGAGFVATPDGFAITDIMAGDSSDPQAYSPLAAAGVAVRQGEILEAVNGIPVPEQGPAVLLAGTAGKIVELTLRSAPGSGAGDAGAPTRRRVAVVPLKSEERLRYQEWVGANRAMVRKASKGAFGYLHVPDMMPRGWAQLHRDLDTETAADALVIDIRRNRGGHTSQLVAEVISRRMDAWCLARGQGPQIYPSQAPRGPVVILADEFAGSDGDIITAVAKLRGIGPVVGMRTWGGVVGIDGRFSLADGTEVTQPRYAFWFRDGQGFHVENFGVEPDIEVPFAPHDHMAGNDPQLEAAVGVLLEMLQEIPTVQPPALAGYRNVAPGALPPRP, encoded by the coding sequence ATGACCTCCTCGAGCTATTTCCGTTACCCGCATCTGCACCAAGACCTGCTGACATTTGTGGCCCAGGACGACGTCTGGGTTGCCCCGCTGGCCGGCGGCCGTGCGTGGCGGGTCTCGGCAGAAACCTCGCCCCCGCGCAATCCGCGCTTCACCCCCGACGGGAAAAACCTGGTCTGGACCGTGACGCGGGGGGCTGTGCCCGAAGTGGTGACTGCCCCCGTGGACGGCGGTGCGCTGAAGCAGCTGACCCACTGGGGCCATGCCGGCACCAAGGTCAAGGGCTTCACCGCCGACGGCGACGTGGTGGTCACGAGCGCCTTTGAACAGCCCGACGCACGCCTCACCTGGGCGTATGCGGTGTCCGTCGGGGACGGGCAGCGCCGCCGGCTGCCCTACGGCCCGGTGGACAGCGTCGCCTTTGGCACCGTCGTCGGTGACGAGCGGCCCGTTGTGTTGTCCTCGGTGCTCTCCCGGGAGCCCGCCGCCTGGAAGCGGTACCGCGGCGGCACCGCGGGAAAACTGTGGATCGACGCCGACGGTTCGGGCGAATTTGCCCGGCTCCTGCCGGAGGTGGACGGCAATGTTTGCGACCCCATGTGGGTTTCCGGCCGGATCGCCTTCCTTTCCGACCATGAAGGCCACGGCAACCTGTACTCGGTGCTCCCGGACGGCGGCAACCTCCAGCGCCACACCGACTTTGAGGGCTTCTACGTCCGCCACGCCAGCACCGACGGCACCAGGATCGTGTTTGAATCGGCCGGAAACCTGTTCGTCCTGAACAGCCTCAACGACGAAGCCGTCCAGCTGGAAATCACCCTCGGCGCCACAAACCAGGCCCGCAGTCCCCGGAAGCTGGACGTGGGCAAGCACCTCAACGAGGTTGTGCCCAGCCGCGACGGCCGCGCCAGCGTGGTGGAATCGCACGGCACCGTCCACTGGATCACGCACCGCGACGGCCCCGCACGGGTCATCGCCGCCGAGCCCGGCGTCCGCGCCCGGCTTGCCCGGCCCCTGGATGCCGGCCACGTCTTCTACGTTGCCGACGCCGGCGGCGAGGAGGCCCTGTACATCCGGGCCCTGGCCGATCCGTCGCCGCAGTCCGCTCCGCCGGCCCCCGCCGACGCGGCGCCCTTGACCGCCCCCGCACCCGCCGACCCCGAGGGCGAATCCGACGGCGACGCCGCGCAACTGCCGCGCCCGGTCTCGGCGCACGCCGTCAACGGTGCCGTGTTCGACGTTCCGGCCCAGGCCGCCGCCCCCGCAAGCCAGGCCACCGCGGACCAGGCTGCAGCGGCACCCGCGGCCGCAACGGCGGGCCAGCCCGAAGCCGCCCAAGCTGATTCCGGGCAGGATGCCCGCGAGCTGCGGCGCCTTGACTACCCGGCCCGCACCCGGGCCGCCGAGGCCGTGGCAAGCCCGGACGGCACCAAGATCGCGATCGGCACGGAATCCGGCGAGGTCCTGCTGGTGGATGTGCATGATGGATCCATGGAACTCGTGGCGCACACCGACGCGGGCGCGGTGGAGGAACTGGTGTTCAGCCCCGACTCGGCGTGGCTGCTGTGGGTGGAGCCGCTGGATTCCGACGAACGGCATTCACGGCTCCGGATGGCCGCCGTGGACGCCGAAAAGCACCAAGGTGAACGCATCATCGAGCTCACCGACGGCCGCTTCGCCGACTTCGGCGCCGACTTCACCCCGGACGGGAAGTACGTGGCGTTCCTGTCCCGTCGCAGCTTTGATCCGGTCTATGACACCCACTCCTTTGACCTTTCGTTCCCGGTCGCAACAAAACCGTTCCTGATCGCGATGGCCGCCACGACGCCGTCGCCCTTCGGGCCTTCGGTGGACGGCGCCCCGCACCCCGAGCACGCCAAGGACCACCACGACGCACCCGTTCCCACGGTCGCAGTGGACGTTGCCGGGTTGGCCGCACGCATCATTGCCGTGCCCGTGCCGCAGGACCGCTACACGGCGCTGTCCGCAACGGCGGGCGGCCTGCTGTGGCTGGTGGAGCGCGGCGACGGAGCCACGGGGGACGGCCTGGCCACCACGGCCGACAAAGCGGCGCCGGCACGCCTTGACCGCTTCGATTTTGCCACCGGCAAGGTCAGCCGGGTCGTTGAGGAACTGGACGACTTCCGGCTCAGCGGCGACGGCAAATGGATCGTCACGGTCCACGACGAGGCCGTTTCGGTGCTGCCGGTCGGGTCCAAGCCCGCCAAGGACGCCGCCGACACCGTCACTGTCGACCTGGAGCGGATCGTCCTCATGCTTGACCCCGTGCGCGTCTGGGGCCAGGCCTTCGACGAGGCCTGGCGGCTCCAGCGCGACTTCTACTACACGCCGGACATGGCGGGAACCGATTGGAACGCCGTCCACGCCCGCTACCGCCCCATCGTGGAACGGCTGGGCAGCCACGACGACCTCATGGACCTGCTGTGGGAACTCCACGGCGAGCTGGGCACCTCCCACGCCTATGTGACCCCGGCAACGAGCAACGACGACGCCGCAGGCCAGGGATACCTCGGCGCCGGGTTTGTCGCGACTCCCGACGGCTTCGCCATCACGGACATCATGGCGGGGGACTCCTCCGACCCGCAGGCATACTCCCCGCTGGCTGCGGCCGGCGTCGCCGTCCGCCAGGGCGAGATCCTCGAAGCCGTGAACGGCATCCCAGTGCCGGAACAGGGCCCCGCGGTGCTGCTGGCCGGAACTGCCGGAAAGATTGTCGAACTGACCCTGCGCAGCGCCCCCGGCAGCGGTGCGGGCGACGCCGGCGCACCCACCCGCCGCAGGGTCGCCGTCGTCCCGCTCAAGAGCGAGGAACGCCTGCGCTACCAGGAATGGGTCGGCGCCAACCGGGCCATGGTGCGCAAGGCCTCCAAGGGCGCGTTCGGCTACCTGCACGTCCCGGACATGATGCCGCGCGGATGGGCGCAGCTGCACCGCGACCTCGACACCGAAACGGCGGCCGACGCCCTGGTCATCGACATTCGGCGCAACCGCGGCGGCCACACCTCGCAACTCGTGGCCGAGGTCATCAGCCGGCGCATGGACGCCTGGTGCCTGGCCCGTGGACAAGGACCCCAGATCTACCCGTCGCAGGCGCCCCGGGGACCCGTGGTGATCCTGGCCGACGAATTTGCCGGCTCCGACGGGGACATCATTACGGCCGTGGCGAAACTGCGGGGGATCGGCCCCGTGGTGGGCATGCGCACCTGGGGCGGCGTGGTGGGCATCGACGGGCGCTTCTCGCTGGCCGACGGAACAGAAGTGACCCAGCCGCGCTACGCTTTCTGGTTCCGGGACGGCCAGGGCTTCCACGTGGAAAACTTCGGCGTGGAACCGGACATTGAGGTGCCGTTCGCACCGCACGACCACATGGCCGGCAACGATCCCCAGCTGGAGGCCGCCGTGGGTGTGCTCCTGGAGATGCTCCAGGAGATCCCCACCGTGCAACCGCCCGCACTGGCCGGTTACCGCAACGTGGCACCGGGAGCGCTCCCGCCGCGTCCGTAA
- a CDS encoding OsmC family peroxiredoxin → MATIRNAHTGWVGDLPTGAGQVTLDSSGLGTFDVTWKARAEAAEGKTSPEELIAAAHSSCFAMAFSNALSEAGKAADYVNTSAAVTFVPGTGITGSHLTLAARIPGITAEEFATIAEGAKAGCPVSAALAGIEITLDATLDAS, encoded by the coding sequence ATGGCTACAATTCGCAACGCCCACACTGGATGGGTTGGCGATCTTCCCACGGGTGCCGGACAGGTTACCCTGGACAGCTCGGGACTGGGCACGTTCGACGTCACCTGGAAGGCCCGCGCCGAAGCGGCCGAAGGCAAGACCAGCCCCGAAGAGCTCATCGCGGCCGCCCACTCGTCCTGCTTCGCCATGGCGTTCAGCAATGCACTGTCCGAAGCCGGCAAGGCCGCCGACTACGTCAACACCTCCGCCGCCGTCACGTTCGTGCCCGGCACCGGAATCACCGGCAGCCACCTGACCCTGGCCGCCCGGATCCCCGGCATCACCGCGGAAGAGTTCGCCACCATCGCCGAGGGCGCCAAGGCCGGCTGCCCCGTCTCCGCTGCCCTCGCCGGCATCGAGATCACCCTGGACGCGACGCTCGACGCCTCGTAG
- a CDS encoding VOC family protein, with amino-acid sequence MVKLSSVVINSANPAELVGFWSAFLETEVAASGSGFTWLSLGEGMPRLAIQEVAAPTAGRRRLHLDFAAADMVAEAARAVSLGAKRLEEHSIGDFAWVVLADPDGNEFCISPNHG; translated from the coding sequence ATGGTCAAACTTTCCTCAGTGGTCATTAATTCCGCCAATCCGGCCGAACTTGTTGGTTTTTGGTCGGCTTTCCTTGAAACGGAGGTCGCCGCATCGGGCAGCGGCTTCACCTGGCTCTCCCTGGGTGAGGGGATGCCGCGCCTGGCAATCCAGGAGGTGGCCGCCCCCACGGCGGGCCGGCGCCGGCTGCACCTGGATTTCGCGGCCGCCGACATGGTGGCCGAGGCCGCCAGGGCTGTGTCGCTGGGCGCCAAACGCCTGGAGGAGCATTCGATCGGCGACTTTGCCTGGGTGGTGCTGGCCGATCCCGACGGCAACGAGTTCTGCATCTCGCCCAACCACGGCTAG